Proteins encoded in a region of the Paenibacillus pedocola genome:
- a CDS encoding ABC transporter ATP-binding protein has translation MEPILQVKDLHVSFFVKGGEVQAVRGMNFEVGKGETVAIVGESGSGKSVTAQSIMRLIPTPPSKVKKGEIIFQGQNLLDKSMKQMEHIRGKDIGMIFQDPMTSLNPTIKVGKQITEVLIKHQKMSAAEATKQGIEMLKLVGIKNAEARFYQYPHEFSGGMRQRVMIAIALACRPALLIADEPTTALDVTIQAQIMDVMKEMQQKLGTSIILITHDLGVVAGMCDRVIVMYAGEVVETGTRWEIFKNPQHPYTKGLLRSMPRLDQKKGEPLIPIIGTPPDLIKPPIGCPFSARCGEAMHVCEQIDPGATEFSETHMARCWNLHSMAKEVQYV, from the coding sequence ATGGAACCCATTCTGCAAGTCAAGGATTTGCATGTCTCCTTTTTTGTGAAAGGCGGAGAAGTACAGGCTGTCCGCGGTATGAATTTTGAAGTAGGCAAAGGCGAAACGGTTGCTATTGTCGGTGAATCCGGCAGTGGCAAGAGTGTTACCGCACAATCGATTATGCGCCTGATCCCTACCCCGCCCTCGAAAGTGAAAAAGGGTGAAATTATTTTTCAAGGACAGAATCTGCTGGACAAAAGCATGAAACAAATGGAACATATTCGCGGCAAAGATATTGGCATGATATTTCAAGACCCGATGACTTCTTTAAACCCAACTATCAAAGTGGGCAAACAGATAACCGAAGTTTTGATCAAACATCAGAAAATGTCAGCGGCCGAAGCGACCAAGCAAGGTATTGAGATGCTTAAATTAGTAGGTATCAAAAATGCGGAGGCTCGCTTTTACCAATATCCCCACGAATTCTCCGGCGGTATGCGTCAGCGTGTGATGATCGCTATTGCACTAGCCTGCCGCCCGGCTCTGCTCATTGCGGACGAGCCGACAACGGCGCTTGATGTAACCATTCAGGCGCAAATCATGGATGTTATGAAAGAGATGCAGCAAAAGCTTGGGACCTCCATTATCCTGATCACACATGATCTCGGAGTGGTTGCCGGCATGTGTGACCGGGTCATCGTTATGTATGCCGGTGAAGTAGTGGAAACTGGTACGCGGTGGGAAATCTTCAAAAATCCGCAGCATCCTTACACTAAAGGTCTTCTGCGGTCAATGCCGCGTCTGGACCAAAAGAAGGGCGAGCCGCTGATTCCGATCATCGGTACTCCCCCGGATCTGATTAAGCCGCCGATCGGCTGTCCGTTCTCTGCGCGTTGCGGCGAAGCAATGCATGTGTGCGAACAAATCGATCCCGGCGCCACAGAATTCAGCGAAACCCATATGGCGCGCTGCTGGAATCTGCATTCGATGGCCAAGGAGGTGCAGTACGTTTGA
- a CDS encoding coiled-coil domain-containing protein codes for MLSRNKAIRRFSVLLILMILTILPLSSTAYLSAGPGSITSSPPIIPDNDETRRLLEQTLSSTEIEKEIARITAEQAVLERKVEMLKKQATAKQTAILDQQQRAGAIVRSYYMGERDGLLAAVLSAKSIGRMLALYDYYEIIIGRDHDILRQYEGEYKDLKSTLAAAERSSKELAELKTALEDQKTRVAALNEEIEGGISASSDPESMSALLDEFTKYWENIGLHEVKTYFKALSSAMNHLPQFVQSRDGILTRKGMTYNLALKEEDLNEFLVSQNKLFQDFGFHFNNGNVTASGSSGGLTLTLTGHYSIESEPVNALMFHIDNVVFNGLELPESTRQDLEDEFDLGFYPEKIVSFLHATTVESKDGVLYVKLSISF; via the coding sequence GTGCTCTCCCGCAATAAGGCAATCCGAAGGTTCAGCGTTTTGCTCATTCTAATGATTCTCACTATACTGCCGCTGTCGTCTACAGCTTATCTTTCGGCCGGCCCCGGCTCCATCACCTCATCTCCGCCTATCATCCCGGATAATGATGAAACCCGGAGGCTGCTGGAGCAGACCCTGTCATCTACCGAAATCGAAAAGGAAATTGCCAGAATTACCGCAGAGCAAGCCGTTCTCGAGCGAAAAGTGGAAATGTTAAAAAAACAGGCCACCGCTAAGCAAACCGCGATACTCGATCAGCAGCAGCGCGCTGGTGCTATTGTACGTTCTTATTATATGGGAGAGAGAGACGGGCTGCTTGCTGCAGTGCTCTCGGCAAAAAGCATCGGGCGGATGCTTGCCCTATATGATTATTATGAGATCATTATCGGGCGGGACCATGATATCCTGAGGCAGTATGAAGGGGAATATAAAGACTTGAAGTCGACTCTGGCTGCTGCAGAACGCAGTTCCAAAGAGCTTGCAGAGCTTAAAACAGCTTTGGAGGATCAGAAAACGCGGGTTGCCGCGCTGAATGAAGAGATCGAGGGGGGTATCTCAGCCAGCAGTGACCCTGAAAGCATGAGCGCTCTGCTGGACGAGTTTACAAAGTACTGGGAAAATATCGGCCTTCATGAAGTAAAAACTTATTTCAAAGCCCTTTCCTCGGCCATGAATCATCTTCCGCAATTTGTCCAGAGCCGGGATGGCATTCTGACCCGTAAAGGAATGACTTACAATCTGGCGCTAAAGGAAGAGGATCTGAACGAATTTCTGGTGTCGCAAAATAAGCTGTTCCAGGATTTCGGCTTTCATTTCAATAACGGTAACGTGACTGCTTCCGGATCAAGCGGCGGTTTAACACTCACCCTGACAGGCCATTACTCGATAGAATCCGAGCCGGTTAACGCACTGATGTTCCATATCGATAATGTCGTGTTTAACGGTTTGGAGCTGCCTGAGTCCACCCGCCAGGATCTGGAGGATGAATTCGATCTCGGCTTCTATCCGGAGAAGATTGTTTCCTTCCTGCATGCGACAACTGTGGAGAGTAAAGATGGTGTGCTATATGTGAAGCTCTCCATCTCATTCTGA
- a CDS encoding DUF3397 domain-containing protein → MELLQNSFITLGVIPVVPFFIVYLIGMGLKQDKRKNFLLAMDITTLFLLLSVSALFNILFHAKFGFYFILLIVLISAGLIGGAQNRIKGKVDGKRLFRAVWRLSFFFLSSMYVLFMVVVLIQYISQAM, encoded by the coding sequence TTGGAGTTATTGCAAAATTCATTTATTACATTAGGTGTAATTCCGGTTGTTCCCTTTTTTATCGTTTATTTGATTGGAATGGGCCTCAAACAGGATAAAAGAAAGAACTTTTTACTGGCAATGGACATAACCACATTATTTTTATTATTATCGGTTTCAGCTTTATTCAACATCCTCTTTCATGCGAAGTTCGGTTTTTACTTTATACTACTTATTGTATTAATATCCGCTGGACTGATTGGCGGAGCCCAAAACCGGATTAAAGGAAAGGTGGACGGGAAGCGGTTATTCCGGGCGGTTTGGAGGCTATCCTTCTTTTTTTTAAGTTCCATGTATGTACTTTTTATGGTTGTCGTCCTCATTCAATACATATCACAAGCGATGTAA
- a CDS encoding peptide ABC transporter substrate-binding protein encodes MKKSKSLLLMIAIVLVIGTVLAGCGSNNANNGNNAAATNNATATDNAGTNTGNTGDEKLAADQTLRVNLSAEPPTFDPAQAQDSQANTVLKTMYEGLTRMNDETGQAEPGIAEKWDVSADGLVYTFHLRDAVWSNGDPVEAADFVRAWKIVLDPNTDPTAPYAYQLYYLKNAEEYYTKKVTDFNEVGVKAVDAKTLEVTLKAPTPYFLGLLSFYTYYPVHKSVEGNPKWATNKDTMITNGAFTLTEWTTGQSLQVTKNEKYWDAASIKLSKIDFSLVNSGATELLSYKNGELDRAGAPHGEIPQEQLPIVQKELPNEFNRKGIAAVYYYEFNITEKPFDNAKIRKALAMTVNRQALIDNVTLGGQLPAYGFVPPGIAGADGEYRNAIKDNYFTEDTEAAKKLLAEGLAEEGLTELPPVELTYNTSEGHKKIALAVADMWKNALGITVNTVNQEWAVFIDNRQNQNFQVARAGWTADYNDPMTFLDMFVTDGGNNDTGYANPEYDKLIADAKASSDLAARQEMFAKAEKMIIQDDMIVIPFYYYTNNSLTKDYLKGVTLDFSGAIDFTRAYLLEH; translated from the coding sequence ATGAAGAAGAGTAAAAGTCTTTTGCTCATGATTGCAATTGTTCTGGTAATCGGCACAGTGCTTGCTGGTTGCGGATCGAACAATGCAAACAATGGCAACAACGCTGCCGCGACTAACAACGCCACGGCTACAGACAATGCAGGTACAAACACAGGCAACACTGGTGACGAGAAATTGGCTGCTGACCAAACGCTTAGAGTAAACCTGAGCGCAGAGCCACCTACATTTGACCCTGCACAAGCTCAAGACAGCCAAGCAAACACTGTCCTGAAAACTATGTACGAAGGCTTGACTCGCATGAATGACGAAACTGGCCAAGCTGAGCCAGGTATCGCTGAGAAATGGGATGTTTCCGCTGACGGTCTGGTATATACCTTCCACCTGCGTGATGCAGTATGGAGCAACGGCGACCCAGTAGAAGCTGCTGACTTCGTTCGCGCATGGAAAATCGTGCTGGATCCTAACACTGATCCGACTGCACCTTACGCTTATCAATTGTACTACCTGAAAAATGCTGAAGAGTACTACACTAAGAAAGTTACAGATTTCAACGAAGTTGGCGTAAAAGCTGTTGATGCGAAAACTCTTGAAGTTACGCTGAAAGCACCAACTCCATACTTCCTTGGTCTTCTGTCCTTCTATACTTATTACCCTGTACACAAATCCGTTGAGGGTAATCCTAAATGGGCAACTAACAAAGACACTATGATCACTAATGGTGCTTTCACATTGACCGAGTGGACTACTGGTCAATCCCTGCAAGTAACTAAGAATGAAAAATATTGGGATGCTGCATCCATTAAACTTAGCAAAATCGACTTCTCCCTTGTAAACAGCGGCGCAACTGAACTGCTGAGCTACAAGAACGGCGAACTTGACCGCGCTGGTGCACCACACGGTGAAATCCCGCAAGAACAGCTACCAATTGTACAAAAAGAGCTTCCTAATGAGTTCAATAGAAAAGGTATTGCAGCTGTATACTATTATGAATTTAACATCACAGAAAAACCTTTCGATAACGCTAAAATCCGTAAAGCTCTGGCGATGACTGTTAACCGCCAAGCGCTGATCGACAATGTAACACTGGGTGGACAGCTTCCAGCATATGGCTTCGTACCTCCGGGTATCGCTGGCGCTGACGGCGAATACCGCAATGCTATTAAAGACAACTACTTCACAGAAGATACAGAAGCAGCTAAGAAATTGCTTGCTGAAGGTCTGGCTGAAGAAGGTCTGACTGAACTGCCACCAGTTGAATTGACTTACAACACTAGTGAAGGCCACAAGAAAATCGCTTTGGCTGTAGCTGATATGTGGAAAAATGCTCTGGGCATCACTGTAAATACTGTTAACCAGGAATGGGCAGTATTCATTGACAACCGTCAAAATCAGAACTTCCAAGTTGCACGTGCCGGCTGGACTGCGGATTACAATGATCCAATGACCTTCCTGGATATGTTCGTAACAGACGGCGGTAACAATGATACTGGTTATGCTAACCCTGAGTATGACAAGCTGATCGCTGACGCTAAAGCAAGCTCCGACTTGGCAGCACGTCAGGAAATGTTTGCTAAAGCTGAGAAAATGATCATTCAAGATGATATGATCGTGATTCCGTTCTACTACTACACCAACAACTCCTTGACTAAAGATTACCTCAAAGGTGTAACTCTTGACTTCAGCGGTGCAATCGACTTCACTCGTGCTTACCTGCTCGAGCACTAA
- a CDS encoding ABC transporter permease, whose protein sequence is MVRYVANKLFYMLVSLFVLISATFFLMKAIPGDPFTSEKKVPPEIKARLYEQYGLDKPLYHQYFKYLGDIAQGDLGVSMKRLNQDVTHLIGQTFSSSLKLGVVAIIVSVIVGVLLGMIAALYHRKFIDSAAMVLAVLGIAVPSFVVASLLQYVFAAKLSWLPVSGFKGPLYYILPVAALSAQPIAFIARLTRSSMLEVLHADYIKTAKAKGLSWAAILSRHVLRNGILPVVTYLGPMTANVVTGSVVIEQIFGIGGIGKQFVEAIGVRDYTVIMGITIFYGVLLMLARFITDIAYVFVDPRIKLTGGKEG, encoded by the coding sequence ATGGTTCGTTATGTTGCTAATAAGTTGTTTTACATGCTTGTATCGTTGTTTGTGTTAATTTCAGCGACCTTTTTTCTGATGAAAGCTATTCCGGGGGACCCGTTTACTTCTGAGAAGAAAGTTCCGCCGGAAATAAAAGCGCGTTTATATGAGCAGTATGGTCTGGACAAGCCGCTCTATCATCAGTATTTTAAGTATTTGGGTGACATTGCCCAGGGTGACCTTGGTGTATCTATGAAACGTTTGAACCAGGACGTTACACACTTGATCGGTCAAACCTTTTCATCGTCCTTAAAGCTGGGAGTCGTCGCAATTATTGTGTCGGTTATTGTCGGAGTACTTCTAGGTATGATTGCTGCACTTTATCACCGGAAGTTTATAGACAGTGCTGCAATGGTGCTTGCGGTATTAGGGATTGCGGTCCCGAGCTTTGTTGTTGCATCCTTGCTTCAATATGTTTTTGCCGCAAAACTTTCCTGGTTACCTGTCTCCGGTTTCAAGGGTCCGCTCTATTATATTCTTCCTGTAGCAGCGCTCTCGGCGCAGCCGATAGCCTTTATAGCCCGTTTGACCCGTTCCAGCATGCTGGAGGTGCTCCATGCCGATTATATTAAGACGGCAAAAGCTAAGGGACTCAGCTGGGCTGCAATTTTGAGCCGTCACGTATTGCGCAACGGGATTCTGCCGGTTGTAACTTACCTCGGACCAATGACTGCTAACGTTGTAACCGGTTCGGTAGTTATCGAGCAAATCTTCGGGATTGGCGGTATCGGTAAGCAGTTTGTGGAAGCCATTGGTGTCCGCGACTATACGGTTATTATGGGGATTACGATTTTCTACGGCGTATTGCTCATGCTCGCCCGTTTTATCACAGATATTGCCTACGTATTCGTAGATCCGCGGATCAAACTAACTGGAGGAAAGGAGGGCTAA
- a CDS encoding ABC transporter permease, whose protein sequence is MASDKNLVSLEANLKPEDFRKIGIDEKQAEVIQRESLSAWQDSWQRLRQNKMAMTALGILGLIVLAAIFAPLFSKYNYYSNDLLNTNKPPSGDHFFGTDDLGRDIFVRTWYGARISLIVGLAAAAIDLLIGVIYGGIMGYFGGRVDNIMNKFSEILYAIPYLLVVILLLVVMEPSLGTIILALTITGWINMSWIVRGEIMQLKNREFVLASRSMGAGSKRLLFRHLLPNAVGPIIVTITLSVPNAIFAEAFLSFLGLGVQAPVASLGSMINDSLTGWLYYPWRFLFPAILVSLIMLSFNIFGDGLRDALDPKLKK, encoded by the coding sequence TTGGCATCTGACAAAAACCTGGTATCGCTTGAGGCGAACCTGAAACCGGAAGATTTCCGTAAAATCGGGATTGACGAGAAGCAGGCAGAGGTTATTCAGCGTGAAAGTCTTTCCGCTTGGCAGGATTCCTGGCAGCGGCTACGCCAGAATAAAATGGCAATGACTGCTCTAGGTATTCTGGGCTTGATCGTACTGGCTGCGATTTTCGCACCGCTTTTCTCAAAATATAATTATTATTCAAATGATTTGCTCAATACCAACAAGCCTCCTTCAGGTGATCATTTCTTCGGTACTGATGATCTTGGCCGTGACATCTTCGTACGTACCTGGTATGGAGCGCGTATCTCGCTTATCGTAGGTTTGGCTGCTGCGGCAATCGACCTTTTGATCGGTGTTATTTACGGCGGTATTATGGGTTACTTCGGTGGCCGTGTCGACAACATCATGAATAAGTTCTCGGAAATTTTATACGCCATTCCTTACCTTTTGGTTGTTATCCTGCTGCTGGTTGTAATGGAGCCAAGTCTTGGTACCATTATCCTGGCCTTGACCATTACGGGCTGGATCAATATGTCCTGGATTGTACGCGGTGAGATTATGCAGCTCAAGAACCGCGAGTTCGTTCTTGCTTCACGCTCAATGGGTGCAGGCTCCAAAAGACTGTTGTTCCGTCACCTGCTGCCTAATGCGGTCGGACCTATTATCGTAACGATTACTTTATCCGTACCAAATGCAATTTTTGCTGAAGCATTCCTAAGCTTCCTTGGACTTGGTGTACAGGCTCCTGTCGCTTCCCTGGGATCGATGATCAATGACTCACTGACCGGCTGGCTGTACTATCCGTGGCGCTTCCTGTTCCCGGCTATCCTGGTAAGTTTGATCATGCTTTCCTTTAACATTTTTGGTGACGGCCTTCGTGATGCGCTGGATCCTAAATTGAAAAAATAG
- a CDS encoding ABC transporter ATP-binding protein, whose product MSKNLIEVEGLKKYFNVGKGKVLKAVDNINFTIREGETLGMVGESGCGKTTAGRTVLRLYEPTAGSVKYNGTDIYKLSSGKMKAMRRDMQMIFQDPYASLNPRFTVSDIIGEALDIHGMAGSRAERKKRIEELLDMVGLNHDHATRYPHEFSGGQRQRIGIARSLAVNPKFIVCDEPISALDVSIQAQVVNLLKELQDRLGLTYLFIAHDLSMVKHISDRVAVMYLGRMVELAESEELYANPIHPYTKSLLSAIPVPDPEIEVNKKRIHLHDELGSPIFAAGSKSNDSDFELVEVSKGHFVAKQFA is encoded by the coding sequence TTGAGTAAGAACCTGATTGAAGTTGAAGGGCTTAAGAAATATTTCAATGTAGGCAAAGGTAAAGTTCTTAAGGCTGTGGATAATATTAATTTCACAATCCGTGAAGGCGAAACCCTCGGGATGGTAGGCGAATCCGGTTGCGGTAAAACTACTGCTGGCCGTACGGTTCTTCGTCTATACGAACCGACTGCCGGAAGCGTGAAATATAATGGTACTGATATTTACAAATTGTCATCCGGTAAAATGAAAGCTATGCGCCGCGATATGCAAATGATTTTCCAGGATCCGTACGCATCGCTTAACCCGCGGTTCACGGTTTCTGATATCATCGGCGAAGCGCTGGATATTCACGGTATGGCCGGAAGCCGCGCTGAACGCAAGAAACGGATTGAAGAGCTGCTGGATATGGTTGGTCTTAACCATGATCATGCTACCCGCTATCCGCATGAGTTCTCCGGCGGACAACGCCAGCGTATCGGAATTGCCCGTTCGCTTGCAGTTAATCCTAAATTCATCGTCTGCGATGAGCCGATTTCTGCGCTTGACGTGTCGATTCAGGCACAGGTTGTCAACCTGCTGAAGGAATTGCAGGACCGTCTTGGCCTGACTTATCTCTTTATCGCGCATGACCTGTCCATGGTTAAGCACATCAGTGACCGCGTAGCGGTTATGTACCTGGGCAGAATGGTTGAACTGGCAGAGAGCGAAGAGCTGTATGCTAACCCGATCCATCCGTATACCAAATCGCTGTTGTCGGCGATCCCGGTTCCGGACCCGGAAATCGAAGTTAACAAAAAGCGTATTCACCTGCATGATGAGCTCGGCAGCCCGATTTTTGCGGCTGGCTCGAAATCGAATGACAGCGACTTCGAACTTGTGGAAGTATCCAAGGGTCACTTTGTCGCCAAACAATTTGCATAA
- the bshC gene encoding bacillithiol biosynthesis cysteine-adding enzyme BshC produces the protein MNVAPEPLPGGSALARDYIDRYESVGHLYGGDFRNEESRRKRAEWLDGNEDQRASRAEVASVLRLYNERHNSSPEVMASLALLEQPGTLVITGGQQSGLFTGPLFVVYKAMTTILAAREAAARLGRPVVPLFWIAGEDHDWDEVNHTYVLNRTGEIAKIKLDKPEGPRASVSGITVEEQSWQQVTELLEGMLQESEFKPQIMEFIRTSSDAACSMSDAFAKLMGSLFGKFGLILLDSADPSLRRLERPFFKALIERNDELEAAYKDTAANIIAAGYDLQADVTPGNANLFYIHEGARLLLHKSEGRFSDRKGEVSFSREELLLILDEHPERFSNNVLTRPLMQDYILPVLATVLGQGEMAYWAIPRDAFHVVGGQMPLILPRMSFTVIEGTLHKHMDKYGLSFADVRSGLEGKRKEWLAAQDELELGRRFEEAKEAFSAMYEPLIEQLGNIQAGLLKLGNNNKEKILDQIAFLQGKAMDAMEKQNEAALRQWERIELSLMPAGKLQERVYNIMYYLNRYGLSWLDELMTIPADYSGTHRIIYM, from the coding sequence ATGAATGTAGCACCGGAACCGCTACCGGGCGGATCTGCGCTCGCACGCGATTATATAGACCGCTATGAATCGGTAGGCCATTTGTACGGCGGAGATTTCAGAAATGAAGAGAGCAGAAGGAAACGGGCGGAGTGGCTGGATGGCAATGAGGATCAGCGTGCCAGCCGGGCTGAGGTAGCTTCAGTGTTGCGCCTTTATAATGAACGTCATAATTCCTCTCCTGAGGTGATGGCATCACTTGCGCTGCTTGAGCAGCCTGGAACACTGGTGATTACCGGCGGGCAGCAAAGCGGCCTGTTCACAGGACCACTCTTCGTTGTGTATAAGGCGATGACAACAATTCTGGCGGCTAGAGAAGCCGCAGCCCGGCTGGGGCGGCCTGTCGTTCCGCTATTCTGGATCGCCGGAGAGGATCATGACTGGGATGAGGTGAATCATACCTATGTTTTGAACCGGACGGGTGAGATTGCCAAAATCAAGCTGGACAAACCGGAAGGGCCGCGCGCTTCAGTTAGCGGTATCACGGTAGAAGAGCAGAGCTGGCAGCAGGTGACTGAACTGCTGGAGGGCATGCTGCAGGAAAGTGAATTTAAACCGCAAATCATGGAGTTTATCCGTACTTCCTCAGATGCAGCATGCAGTATGAGTGATGCTTTTGCTAAGTTAATGGGTTCTTTGTTCGGCAAATTCGGCCTTATTCTGCTTGACTCTGCCGATCCGTCGCTGCGCAGGCTGGAGCGTCCATTCTTCAAGGCACTGATTGAACGGAATGATGAGCTCGAAGCCGCCTATAAGGACACAGCTGCCAATATTATTGCCGCAGGTTATGATCTGCAGGCGGATGTGACGCCGGGCAATGCCAATCTTTTCTATATACATGAAGGAGCGCGGCTGCTGCTGCATAAATCGGAAGGAAGATTCAGCGACCGCAAAGGAGAGGTCTCTTTTTCACGGGAGGAGCTGCTGCTGATCCTGGACGAGCATCCGGAACGGTTCAGCAACAATGTTCTGACCCGCCCGCTGATGCAGGACTATATCCTGCCGGTTCTGGCAACCGTACTCGGACAAGGGGAAATGGCTTACTGGGCGATTCCGCGCGATGCGTTTCATGTGGTTGGCGGACAGATGCCACTGATTCTCCCGCGGATGTCCTTTACGGTAATAGAAGGTACACTCCACAAACATATGGATAAATACGGACTTTCCTTCGCGGATGTCCGCTCCGGTCTTGAGGGGAAGCGGAAGGAATGGCTGGCGGCCCAGGATGAACTTGAGCTTGGACGGCGGTTCGAGGAGGCTAAAGAAGCCTTCTCCGCAATGTATGAACCGCTGATCGAACAGCTCGGCAACATTCAGGCCGGACTGCTGAAACTCGGCAACAACAATAAAGAGAAAATTCTCGATCAGATTGCCTTTCTGCAAGGAAAAGCCATGGATGCCATGGAAAAGCAGAACGAAGCAGCGCTCCGCCAGTGGGAACGGATTGAGCTGTCGCTTATGCCTGCAGGTAAGCTCCAGGAGAGGGTATACAATATTATGTACTACTTGAATCGGTATGGCCTGTCCTGGCTGGATGAGCTGATGACAATCCCGGCGGATTACAGCGGAACGCACCGGATTATTTATATGTAG
- a CDS encoding RsfA family transcriptional regulator: MTAVRQDAWSAEDDLILAEITLRHIREGSTQLAAFEEVGEKIGRTSAACGFRWNSCVRKSYEDAISIAKGQRQKRSYLKKQPVNRGAQVAGLILGDIDEEYGRSEGLNESTLSIDAVIRFLRQWKGTFQEAGRQLKMLERDLREKEDELTELRAENERLSKEVNLAQSDYRVVNDDYKALIQIMDRARRLAFLNEEEEEMKTRFKMDANGNLERIE, from the coding sequence ATGACAGCCGTTAGACAGGACGCTTGGAGCGCGGAAGATGATTTGATATTGGCAGAAATAACGCTGCGTCATATCCGGGAAGGCAGCACACAGCTTGCTGCTTTTGAAGAGGTGGGAGAAAAGATTGGCCGAACCTCGGCGGCATGCGGATTTCGCTGGAACAGCTGTGTCCGTAAAAGCTATGAGGATGCTATTAGTATTGCTAAAGGCCAGCGCCAGAAGCGGAGCTACCTGAAAAAGCAGCCAGTGAACAGAGGAGCACAAGTTGCCGGACTGATTCTTGGAGACATTGATGAGGAATATGGGCGAAGCGAAGGGCTGAACGAAAGCACCTTATCCATCGACGCGGTGATCCGGTTCCTGAGACAGTGGAAGGGAACCTTTCAGGAAGCAGGCCGCCAGCTGAAAATGCTCGAGCGTGATTTGCGCGAGAAGGAAGACGAATTAACGGAGCTTCGGGCAGAAAATGAGCGCTTATCCAAAGAAGTGAATCTGGCTCAGAGTGATTATCGTGTTGTGAACGATGATTATAAGGCTTTAATTCAAATTATGGACCGGGCCCGCAGACTTGCGTTCCTTAATGAAGAGGAAGAAGAAATGAAAACAAGATTCAAAATGGATGCGAACGGAAATCTGGAACGGATTGAATAA
- a CDS encoding ketopantoate reductase family protein yields the protein MIIDIIGAGSLGLLLAGKLIHAGARIRIWCRSSEQSEALKKEGLTVSYEDGTAPVFIPGKEIFAAPASAFADTILREPGDWLVITLKQQAFHEKLPEMLFPLKNKSLQMVCFQNGCGHLERLQELMPYASIWAAVTTEAAKRKTLTKVIHAGSGETWIGKGGFGGTSPEPDITVHAPAAISLVDTLLTAGFSASVSKEVNTMIYRKLLINAVINPLTAVWRIQNGELLASEQRLLVMKELYAEAITVFDACGIAHEENAWDSIIEVCQATSGNISSMLADVLSSRATEIRWINGSIVDLAERRGIQVPLHRWICQLVEGMSARER from the coding sequence ATGATAATTGATATTATCGGTGCAGGATCATTGGGGCTGCTGCTGGCGGGTAAGCTTATCCATGCCGGAGCCCGGATCAGAATATGGTGCAGAAGTTCAGAACAGTCAGAAGCGCTGAAAAAGGAGGGATTAACAGTCAGCTATGAGGACGGAACAGCACCGGTCTTCATCCCGGGGAAGGAGATCTTTGCTGCTCCGGCAAGTGCATTTGCGGATACTATCCTGCGAGAGCCTGGGGATTGGCTGGTCATCACACTCAAGCAGCAGGCTTTTCATGAGAAGTTGCCTGAAATGCTGTTTCCTTTAAAGAACAAAAGCCTGCAAATGGTTTGTTTTCAAAATGGATGCGGACACCTGGAACGGCTGCAGGAGCTAATGCCTTATGCGTCTATCTGGGCAGCAGTGACTACAGAAGCGGCTAAGAGGAAGACATTAACAAAGGTTATTCATGCTGGCAGTGGGGAAACATGGATAGGGAAAGGGGGATTCGGCGGGACTAGTCCTGAACCGGACATAACGGTACATGCTCCGGCAGCAATAAGTTTGGTGGACACACTCCTAACAGCAGGATTCTCCGCCTCTGTGTCGAAAGAAGTGAATACCATGATTTACCGGAAGCTCTTAATCAATGCTGTGATCAATCCGCTTACGGCGGTGTGGCGTATACAGAACGGTGAACTGCTGGCTTCTGAACAGCGGCTGCTGGTCATGAAGGAACTGTATGCGGAAGCGATTACTGTATTTGATGCCTGCGGAATTGCTCATGAGGAGAATGCCTGGGACAGCATTATAGAAGTATGCCAGGCAACCTCAGGCAATATCTCCTCGATGCTTGCCGATGTGCTCTCCTCAAGAGCAACAGAAATCCGCTGGATTAACGGAAGCATTGTGGATCTGGCAGAGCGCCGGGGGATTCAGGTTCCACTGCATCGCTGGATTTGCCAGCTTGTTGAAGGCATGAGTGCGAGAGAGAGGTGA
- a CDS encoding DUF2626 domain-containing protein has product MDRMFRVLGFFTLAIGLMAFAGDLTEMALLFFLQTAFFVVLGYMKFTEKTYILLFWGYMILTFTGFSYWTVFKMGLPL; this is encoded by the coding sequence TTGGACCGTATGTTTCGCGTATTGGGTTTTTTCACGCTCGCTATCGGGCTTATGGCTTTCGCCGGCGATTTAACCGAAATGGCATTGCTCTTCTTTTTGCAAACGGCCTTTTTTGTTGTGCTGGGTTATATGAAATTTACGGAAAAGACTTATATTCTGCTCTTCTGGGGCTATATGATTCTGACGTTCACCGGCTTCAGCTACTGGACTGTCTTTAAGATGGGACTGCCGCTGTAA